One genomic window of Nakamurella panacisegetis includes the following:
- a CDS encoding MerR family transcriptional regulator: MSYSVGQVARLTGITVRTLHHYDRIGLLEAADRSGAGYRRYSDADLDRLQHILFYRELGFSLEDVATVLDQPGANSSEHLRRQHELLQKRIARLTVMVKAVEKEMEAHQMGIALTPEEKFEIFGPNYSEDYEAEAQQRWGDTEAWQQSQSRTSKFTKADWQRVKTETDDLNRRLAASMSSGMASDSLEAMDLAQEHLRAIEVFYDCSYAMHRGIGDMYLADERFTQTYEELAPGLARWLRDAIHANADRHE, translated from the coding sequence ATGAGCTACTCGGTGGGCCAGGTCGCCCGCCTGACGGGCATCACGGTCCGGACGTTGCACCACTACGACCGCATCGGCCTGCTCGAGGCGGCCGACCGGAGCGGAGCCGGCTACCGCCGGTACTCCGACGCCGACCTGGATCGCCTGCAGCACATCCTGTTCTACCGGGAACTCGGGTTTTCGCTGGAGGACGTCGCAACCGTCCTCGACCAGCCGGGCGCGAACAGCAGCGAGCATCTGCGCAGGCAGCACGAGTTGCTGCAGAAGCGGATCGCCCGGTTGACCGTCATGGTGAAGGCAGTGGAGAAAGAGATGGAGGCCCACCAGATGGGTATCGCCCTGACCCCCGAGGAGAAGTTCGAGATCTTCGGACCGAACTACAGCGAGGACTACGAAGCCGAGGCGCAGCAGCGCTGGGGTGACACGGAGGCCTGGCAGCAATCGCAGTCACGGACGTCCAAGTTCACCAAGGCCGATTGGCAGCGGGTGAAGACCGAGACGGACGACCTGAACCGGCGTCTGGCCGCTTCGATGTCCAGCGGCATGGCCTCGGACAGTCTCGAAGCCATGGACCTGGCCCAGGAGCATCTCCGCGCCATCGAGGTGTTCTACGACTGCTCGTACGCCATGCATCGAGGGATCGGCGACATGTACCTGGCCGACGAACGATTCACCCAGACGTACGAGGAACTGGCGCCCGGTCTGGCCCGATGGCTGCGAGACGCCATCCATGCCAACGCCGATCGCCACGAGTAG